The window TAAATCGGTCTGGATATATCCTAAAATTCCGTGAATTTCCTCTGTAAAGCTGTCAAAACCTATTTCGATAAGCTCTGCCATTAATATCTCGTTCCAAGGTTGCAATGGAGAAATCTTGAAATTGAATTCTAAATAATTTTGCATGTGAATAATTTGCTGCAAAAATACTAATGTTATTACGGTTAAAAAAATGGAAAGGGTAAGTTTTGGATAAAGCTGGTGGATTTTATGTTTTGTGGGATGGATAAAGCCGGTTTCTATTGATTTTGTTATCTCTCGCAGATTGAGCTGATGACACAGATTCTTTTAGGTTTTGGCTAAAACCCTTGGAATGGAAATATTATTAAGAAAGCGGACTAAAGCCCGCTTTTATTGAATTCTTTACCTATAATTTAAAATTGAAATAGTTGTATTATGACAACTTTAAACCTTAGACTATCTTATGGATTTGTAGAGAAAATAGAACCGTTTGCGATGAGCGCTCTTCTGTTCATTTTCAGGATATCTCTTACCCATTCTGCGAAGTCTTCAGGTTGTAGAACCTTATCAGGATTTCCATCTGTAAGTCCGCCTTGGATACTCATATCAGAAGCAATGGTACTTGGTGTCAATGTAATTACACGGATGTTTTGTTTTCTCCATTCTGCCATCATCGACTGAGATAGAGAAACTACAGCTGCTTTTGATGCAGCGTATGCTGACATATTTGGTCCACCTTTTAATCCTGCAGTAGAAGCAACGTTTACGATATCTCCTTCTCCTTTAGCTTTCATAAATGGATGAACGGCTTTAGCTGCATAGTACACTCCAAATAAATTGGTTTTGATCACCTGTTCCCAAGTTTCAGACGGCATCTCTTCAATCGTACCGAAATCTCCGATTCCTGCATTATTGACAAGGATATCTACTCCGCCTAATTTCTCAGCTAAAGTTTCAATTCCTGCCTTTACAGCGGCTTCATCATCAATAGAGAATATTGCATATGCAGAATTTACTCCTAGTTTCTGAATTTCTTCAACTGTATTTTTAAGATTTTCTTCGTTTCTTCCTGTAATGGCAACGTTCACTCCTTCATTCGCTAAAGCTAGTGCTACAGCTTTCCCTAGTCCTCTTCCACCACCTGTTACAATGGCATTTTTTCCGTTTATATTCATAGTAGTAATACTTTTATAACACAAAGTTACGAAAGAACATTTTTATGGAATGGAAAGAAAGGAGATTTAATAGTTTTTTAATGGTTTTGAATAGATATTGAGTCCTTGAATTTTACCTAAGGTAAAAAGAATTTTATGAAAAGGGTAAGTTTAGGCTAAAGCCATTAGAAGATGGTATTATTAATAAAGTGGGCTAATTGATTTTTTACTAAAAAATAGATATTCAGTTGTTCTCCATAAGCTTTAAGCCTCAAAAAAAAATAAAACCGGCTCGTTATAAACCGGTTTATACATCTAAAAAAAGTATAGTAAAAAATGAAAAGCTTAAGGAATCTGGATGGCGTTCTGTACTTCAAATTCTTCTGAAGTGGAGAACTGGTTTCCGTACATGTCTACGGCTCTAACCTCAACTTTATGTTTTCCCAGGGTTAGTTTTTTTGGAAAATCTGCTTCCCAGATATGTTTTGACAATTCAGGATTGGAAGGTCTTCTTCCCTGTAGGATTTTCTCTGTGGTATCCCACTTGAAAACAGACAGAGCAAAGTTTGGATCTATGGTTTCGTCATACTCCATTTCTTCCCATTTCCCATTGTCTATTCTGTACTCTACTTTATCTTTTTTACTTCCCATAAAGAAGTTAGCCAAGACTTTTGCAGAGGTTTTTGATGGAAACGGAATCACTTTCGGAACATATAATTTGATCTGATAATCTTCCGGTTTTCCGGCAGTTTTATATTTTACTTTGTATTGATTATCGGTAAAGCTGATGAAAGAATATCCTTTTGCCGTTCCATCTCTCATGGTTGAGGTAGGAAGTCCAGCTTCGTCAGCTGTTCCGGAATACCAGTCTCCACAAGTAGTTCCTACGTTGTATTCATGCAATTCTTTGATGCCGTTCCAGCCTGCTTTTTTCCATAGAAAATTTGCTGTTGGATGTGAGTATGTGCTGATAAAAGCAATACATTCTGGAAAGGATTGAGGAAATCGAATAATTTCTGACGGTCTGCGTTTCTGAAACTATCTTCATTATGATGTTCTAATGGAATATGGAAGGATACTACAATCAGTTTGCTTTTATCCACTAATTTCAGATCGTTTTCAATGAACTGAAGCTGATCTTCACGGAATCCACCCCAATAGCCTTTTCCATCTCTTGGATCGGGATACAAAATATCATCAAGGATAATGAAGTGTACATTTCCATAGTTGAATGAGTAATTGGCAGGACCGAAGTTGGATTCAAAGGTTTCATCTGAAAGTTGATCGTCTTTGGCATCATAGTTCATATCATGATTTCCCATTACGTTATACCAAGGCAATCCTACTTCCTTCATCACATCAGCATAAGGCTTCTGCAAGCTCAGGTTATCTCCTACCAAATCTCCCAAACTGATTCCCAAAACTGCATTCTTTTTGGTATTTTTCACTTCGTTTACGATTCCTCTCTTAAAATAATCCAGTTCTTTCTCTGTATAAGGCTGAGGATCTCCAAAAACCAGAATATCAAAGTTTTTATTTTCATTCTGCTGATAAAGAGGAAAATTCAATTCTTTAGGAAGTTCACCTGTTGGAGCTACTCCTTTATATTTAAAATCTACCGGGGAACCTTTTGGTTTATGGTGATAGTAAAACTGTGGCAGATTATTACTGTTCAACGCAGTTTGGTAGCCTGATGGTTTGATGACAAAAATAGTCTGATCTTCCTGAACAGGCAGGCTGTAACGCCCATTTTTATCCGTTAATACCACCTGAACACCATTAGAAACTGCTACTCCTTCAATTCCTTTTTCCCGGTTTTCTTTCTTTTGATTTTTATTGCTGTCTTCATACACATATCCTGAAAGGGAAGACTGAGAAAAAGCCATTACTGAAACCAGCATACACGGCATTAATAGTTTTATATTAATATTCATTTTTTATTTTTTTATTAATTATACTTATTTGCTCCACCATACTTTTACATTGATGTCATCTCCACCCATCTGCTGCACTGCTGCCTGGTAGTTGTCTTTATTCAATACCCTTGTGGTAGGCGGATACATTAGTCTTTGAGGAAGGTTTCCACCATTTAAAAGACCACCATTATTAGGAAGTGCCGGAAAGCCGGTTCTTCTTTTTTCAAACCATTGCTGCTGGTCTACAAAGAATAAGGCTACATATTTCTGAAGCATAATTTTCTTCATATCTCCGGTTCCAAATGCTACTGCCGGGTTATCAAAATAGTTAGCAGGCACTACAGCTCCCCATTGTTCGATAGCTGCTTTTACTCCATTTTCATAGTAAGTTTTTGCATTTCCTGAGATAATTCCTTTGAATGCCAGTTCTGCTAAGGTCAACTGAAGTTCTGCATATGGATACACTAAAAGTTTCAAAGGTGCTTTTGCAAGGTTTTGGTTAAGGTTGGATGGCTGGTAACCAAATACGGTTCCAAATGCATACCCAGACGGCGCTCCAATATATCCCAGATTAGCATTCGTTTTAGGATCTTTTGCCTGAGAGAAGAACATCGCCAAACGTGGGTCATTATTTGCTTTCAATGTTTCTACGAAGAATTCTGAAGCGGCTCTACCTGTTGTAAAATCCTGAGGTCTTGCGATAGGCGGCATTAGTGGGAAAATTCCTGTGATATCTACTTTTACACCATCTGCATTACTTTGAAAAATAGGATAGGTTGCAGGGTTATTTACAATCTCCTGGATTCTTTCTCTAACATTAACTTCTCCATCTTTGCTTAAAATTCTTGTCAATAATCTTAAAGAAAGAGAATTACAGAATTTTTTCCAATTGGTAATTCCATTGACATCTGAATCTGCTTTAAAGAATATATCTCCTCCTGTAAGTGTTTTATTGCTTATAAAAAGAGCATTGGCTGCTTTCAAATCATCTAATAATTTCACATAAATATCTTTTTGCCTGTCGAATTTCGGATACATCACCTTATCATCCAGCTGGGATGCTTCGGAAAACGGAATATCTCCGTAGGTATCGGTAAGATTGGAATAAATCCATGCATTCAATACCATTGAAATAGCCTGATAGTTTTTATCCCCTTCAGAAATTGAGGCTTTTTTAAGATCATCCACCTGTTTTAGCCATCGGTAAGAATTATCCCAGAAACCATTTCCTGTTTTTTCTGTTAAATAGTAGCGGCTCAATGAGTTTCCTTCATTAGGAAAATCCAGAGAAACCTGCATAATATCAAAGGTAAAATCATTGGATCTGTTATACCCTACCGTCGCCATATTGTATTGGATAGGAACCAGCAAAGCACTGGCAACTGGTACATTAATTCTACTGGTATCTTTATTGATCTCATCAAGACTTCTATCACAAGAAACAGTACTGCCCACAAGAGTAAGAAATGAACATATATAGATTATCTTTTTCATTTTTTTCTGATTTTAAAATTTAACATTTAACTGAAACCCAATAGTCCTTGCCTGAGGCAGCTGCCCCATCTCAACTCCTGGTGTAATGGTGGAATCATCCAAAGTAGCTGCTTCCGGATCAAATAAAGGAAACTTCGTCCACATCCAAAGGTTTCTTCCGAATACCGCAAGGGTAATATCTGTAAGTTTTAAAGGTTCAACAATTGATTTCGGGAAAGAATAAGAGATTCTGGCATCCCTCAGCTTAAGGAATGAAGTGTCAAAAGAATTGGTTTCTATGTTTGCTCTTCTGTAGTAATCCCCGTAATAAGTAGAAACAGGAACTCCTTTTGTATTTGGAGAAAAGGTTCCATCAGGGTTTTGAACAACTCCCTGCCCAACAATTAAACCTCCGGGATTGTCTCTTCCTACAAGGGTATGGGCAAGTTTTCCTTGCTCGGACATTTTGTGATGTGAGTGTGAGTAAGCAATTCCCTTATATTGCCCGTCAAATGAAAAACTCACTGTAATATTTTTGTATCTGAATTCGTTCTGAAGACCTGCTCTCCACTTCGGATAAGCATTTCCTATTTTTTTCATTTCGGTTGACTTAGCTGTTAAGCCGTCTTTTGCATCATAGATCACTTGTCCGTCCGGTGAATACAATAATCCCGCTCCGTACATATCTCCTAAAGAACCTCCTACTACAGCATCGTAGAATACTACACCTCCTACACTTCCCATGGTATAAGGTTTTCCTTGATATTCTTCAGGAAGGGATAGTATCTTATTTCTGTTCATGGACCAATTGGCATTTACGCTCCATGAGAAATTTTTATTCTTGATTGGATAAGCATTTAGGGTCATTTCAATCCCTCTGTTTCTCAGCTCACCGGCATTGATAATTCTTTTATTATACCCTGTTTCAAGCAGCATTGGGATAATAATCGACTGATCTTTAGAATTATTCTGATAGGCTGTAAAGTTAAATGTCAACCTGTTTTTAAGAAGGGTGAAATCCATACCTCCTTCAATATTGGTAATCATCTCAGGTTTCAGGTTTGGATTCGGATAAAGTAATGGTGATTCTACAGAGCCTACAAATCCACTGTTCTCGTAATACTTATCAAGCATATAAGTATATGTATCATTTCCTACTTTAGACCATGATAATCTCAGTTTCCAGAAGTTGAATTTGTCTGATTTTAATTTAAAGATATCCGATAAAATAAAGGATGATGATACAGACGGGTAAAAATAAGACCTGTTATGGGCCGGGAGCGTACTGCTCCAGTCATTTCTTGCCGTTACATCCAGGAAGATCATGTCTTTATAACTGAAATTTGCTAATGCATATACACTGTTTACCTGATTATCATTAGGTTTTGGAAGTTTGTATTCTACCTGAGTGGCATTAGAAAGCTGATAAAGTCCTGCTTTATTAAGGCCATTTCCTCTATAATCATTCATAGTATATTCATGATATCTGATGTTTCCTCCCGCTGAAGCGGTTAATCCGATGTTTCCGAATTTGTTTTTGTAGGTCAATAAAACATCATTATTCAGATCCATATACCTGATGTATTGCTCTCTGTAATACCCTTTAGCATAATTTGCGGAGCTCCACGGTCTTCTTTGAGTACGGAATTCATTGTTCCATTCCAAACCGGTTTTATAGGCCACATCAAGATTTTTAGCCAATTGGTAGCTGATATTAATATTTCCTGTAATTGTTTTTTTATTGGTCCCATTCAGATTTTCATAGGCAATCAGATAAGGATTGTCAATATAGGAACTGAAAGGGTGAATCTGATCTACCTGATCTTGTCCTTTCTTCCAGATAGGTCTGTACCAGGCAAGATCAACGTTTGGATTCTGGAAAATCATAAAATAAGAGATCGACTGGTTGTTATATCCTGTTGCAGGAAGGTTATCACTTTTCGTCTGACTAAAGTTCACTTTAGTTCCTATCTTTAATCTACTGCTTAGTTTATGATCTAATGATAAAGCCACATTGAATCTGTCTAGGCCTGTATTAGGCATCATCCATTCATTTTTCAGATAGCTAAGGGATGTCCTGAATGCCGTAGTTTCATTGGAATGCTCTACTGATAGACTGTTTGAATAATTAGACCCCACCTGCCAGAAGTCTTTAATGTTATTTTTATAAGGTCTCCAAAGCTGTCTTTCCAGGCTTTGTCCCTCTACATTGGGGTCATATTGAAAGTAGTACTGTCCGTCAAACTTCGGTCCGAAGGCACTACTCGTAGAACCTGTATTCACTCCATCAGCAGATGCTCCATAAGAATAATAATAATTCCCGTTTTTATCTTTCTGCTGAGTTCCCTGTCCGTATTCATACTGATAATCCGGCCATTTCAGTACGGAATCATAACTTGAATAAGAATTGAAGGCTACCTGAACTTTTCCTTTTTTGCTTTTTCCAGATTTAGTGGTAATCATAATAGCTCCTCTTGAACCTCTTGAACCATATAATGCGGATGCTGTAGGCCCTTTAAGGATAGAAATGGATTCTATATCATCAGGATTGATACTGTTGAAACTATCACCATAATCAATAGGTAAATCACCACCTGAGCCTGCTCCATAAGCTGCAGTTCCGGTCCCTGTTTTTTTTCCACTCAAAGGAACGCCATCCACAACAATCAAAGCATCATTATTTCCCATACTCATGGAAATGTCTCCTCGCAGGGTGATACGGCTTGTGCCTAAAGGTCCTGCTCCGGCAGTCTGAATCTTTAATCCGGCCACTTTCCCTTCTAAAGCCTGTGCCCAGTTGTTATTCTGAGTTCTTAGAATTTCCTCAGAGTTAACAGTCTGGGTAGAGTACCCTAAAGACTTGTCGTGCCTTTTGATACCCAAAGCAGTCACTACTACTTCGTCTAGTCCTTTAACCGTATCTTTTTTGCTTTCTGCTGAGCCGTCAGATTGGCACTGAATAGTCCTAACAGTGACAAAACCAACAACTTTTGTGTCTCTTTACGCATATCCTTTTTGTTTGCGCAAAATTAAACCGACATTATGAGTATGGTTTTAACAACGCTTTAACGTTTATTAAATGTTTATTGAATAAAATATTAAGTATTCCTTAACAATATTAGACATTCCGTTGACTATTAATCAATTAAGAAATTAAGAATTTTTAACACTATTTTGAAATTCTATTTATTACTGTATCTTTATTGTCTTGCCCTGAGATAATATAAGGTCAAAACAATTGAATACATTGATTTCATGATCTTTGTGAGCAGGAATTTATATAAAACAAAAAGTCTATCCTTGAAAGGACAGACTTTGGAAAATTATTGGTTCTTGTTTGCTTGCTATTATTTATTTTTAAGCTGTTCAGGAATGTTTGTAGTTACAAAGCCTATTCCCTGCTTTTTCAATTCATCATATACAGCGGCATCATTTACTGTCCAAGAATTGGTGATCAATCCTAAAGTTTTAGCTTCAGCAATCCAGGTTGGGTTTTTCTGGAAAACACTGTAGTGATAATCCATCCCATCAAGACCTTCTTTTTGATCTGCTCCGGTGACAACTCTCCGTTCAGATACTGAACTTTAAATGCTGGGGCTATTTTTTTTATCTCCTTGCAGATATTCAGGCTGAAAGAAATAAATTCACTTTGAGATTCCAGCTTCATATCTTTAATCATCTTAATGGTCTTCTGGGTAATCTCATTTTCGATTTCAGGAGTTTTTGCCGGCTTGATCTCCACGATCAGTTTTACGGAAGCATCTTTTTTCCTTGCTTCAGATAATCTTTTAAAGTAGGAAACTTTTCCCCGTTTGATAATTTCAAAGCTTCCAATTCCTTGAATGATGTTTCAGAGATTTCCATCTTTCCATGGTGCTCATCATGATTGATAACCAATACTCCGTCTTTGGTCATTCTCACATCAAATTCGGAACCGTAAACTTTTAATTTCTGAGCATTTTCTAATGATTGAATAGAATTTTCAGTTGTAGGGGGCTGAGCCTGGAAATATCCTCTATGGGCAATGATCTGGGTTTGTGCTTTCATTAAAACTGTACTTAAAACTGCTAACCCTAAGATAAAATTTTTCATAATATAATTTAGATAATTAAAACAAAGTCCTCAAACTTTTGATAAAGGTAATTATTATGGGACTTATTAAGAAATATAAAACCACAAAAGAAAGCTCTTACTAGCGTATTTTATATACTGTCTCTTAAAAACGCTGTCTTTTGTGGCTACTAACTATAATTATTGATTAAAAACTATATTTCGCTCCAATCTGAATCTGGTATGGATTCCCTGATAAAGGGGCTAAACCGTTACCGCTGACATTTTTTGTATATTCAAATCTTTTGGTCACAGGATCAAAACTTTTAATTCTGTACATTGAGACATTTCCGTACGATTCATTTACGCCCCATTCTTTATTAAGCAAATTGGCTACATTGAAGATATCTACAGAAAGTTCAAATGCTCCGATTTTATCAAATTTTATCTTCTTGGCTATACGTAAATCCCAAACTCCATAGAATCCGTTCTTGCCTCCGTTACGTTCTGCAATTTTACCGTTGTATTCGCTCACATAATCTTTCAATGCTTTTCCTACATTAGGGTCATCTATTATAGATTGAGCTATATTCGGGAAGAGATACGCAAGGTCATTGCTATCCACAAAATCTCCGTTAATATTTCCTCCTGCTGTCATAGAGAAACGCGTTCCACCGATTCCTGAATATCTGATTCCTAATGTAAATCCTGCAATGGTAGGTGAGTTACCATAGATAACTACTTTATTTCGGAACTGGTTATCAGAATATGACATTCTTAAATCTCTCGGATCTCCCTGAACCATTGTAGATAGCGTTGCTGAATTGGCTACGTTTCCGTTGTATGAAGTATTGTCTTTAATATCCGACCATGTATAACTTGCCGTGATCTCTCCATCTTTCCAATAACGGTAGCTGGTATCCAATACAAACGAGAACTGGTTTACTTTACCATCGCTTACCAATTCCAATACTCTTCCGAAGTTCTTATTGATTCGTCCTTCTTTCCAGTCAATTTTTGCACCGTTTATCGCAGAGGTAGGAACATAAACCCCTCTTCCTCCTTCATTATCCAATGTAAAGAATGGATTAGCAACCATGTTTCTATCATAATAATAGTAGTTATTTCTACCTAAAGCCATGTAGGCTGCCAATCCGGCCCTGAATCTATCATTAAAGAAGTGGGTATAGGAAATATTCGCCTTGTAAACGATTGGAATTTTAGCATCTTTACCTGTATAATTGATGGTTGGAACCTGCTCCTTAGCAAGCGTAGGAATTGAACCGTAATTATTTCTATAACTATTAAAATCCGGTGTTAGCCCCACAGTTGCAGGATCTACATCTACTGTAGCAAGGTGTTTTCCATCAAATACAAGATTATTGATAATCATATAATTGTTGATATCTGAAGAGAATATCCCTGC of the Chryseobacterium capnotolerans genome contains:
- a CDS encoding glycerophosphodiester phosphodiesterase, producing MKNFILGLAVLSTVLMKAQTQIIAHRGYFQAQPPTTENSIQSLENAQKLKVYGSEFDVRMTKDGVLVINHDEHHGKMEISETSFKELEALKLSNGEKFPTLKDYLKQGKKMLP
- a CDS encoding SusD/RagB family nutrient-binding outer membrane lipoprotein, translating into MKKIIYICSFLTLVGSTVSCDRSLDEINKDTSRINVPVASALLVPIQYNMATVGYNRSNDFTFDIMQVSLDFPNEGNSLSRYYLTEKTGNGFWDNSYRWLKQVDDLKKASISEGDKNYQAISMVLNAWIYSNLTDTYGDIPFSEASQLDDKVMYPKFDRQKDIYVKLLDDLKAANALFISNKTLTGGDIFFKADSDVNGITNWKKFCNSLSLRLLTRILSKDGEVNVRERIQEIVNNPATYPIFQSNADGVKVDITGIFPLMPPIARPQDFTTGRAASEFFVETLKANNDPRLAMFFSQAKDPKTNANLGYIGAPSGYAFGTVFGYQPSNLNQNLAKAPLKLLVYPYAELQLTLAELAFKGIISGNAKTYYENGVKAAIEQWGAVVPANYFDNPAVAFGTGDMKKIMLQKYVALFFVDQQQWFEKRRTGFPALPNNGGLLNGGNLPQRLMYPPTTRVLNKDNYQAAVQQMGGDDINVKVWWSK
- a CDS encoding SusC/RagA family TonB-linked outer membrane protein, which gives rise to MTALGIKRHDKSLGYSTQTVNSEEILRTQNNNWAQALEGKVAGLKIQTAGAGPLGTSRITLRGDISMSMGNNDALIVVDGVPLSGKKTGTGTAAYGAGSGGDLPIDYGDSFNSINPDDIESISILKGPTASALYGSRGSRGAIMITTKSGKSKKGKVQVAFNSYSSYDSVLKWPDYQYEYGQGTQQKDKNGNYYYSYGASADGVNTGSTSSAFGPKFDGQYYFQYDPNVEGQSLERQLWRPYKNNIKDFWQVGSNYSNSLSVEHSNETTAFRTSLSYLKNEWMMPNTGLDRFNVALSLDHKLSSRLKIGTKVNFSQTKSDNLPATGYNNQSISYFMIFQNPNVDLAWYRPIWKKGQDQVDQIHPFSSYIDNPYLIAYENLNGTNKKTITGNINISYQLAKNLDVAYKTGLEWNNEFRTQRRPWSSANYAKGYYREQYIRYMDLNNDVLLTYKNKFGNIGLTASAGGNIRYHEYTMNDYRGNGLNKAGLYQLSNATQVEYKLPKPNDNQVNSVYALANFSYKDMIFLDVTARNDWSSTLPAHNRSYFYPSVSSSFILSDIFKLKSDKFNFWKLRLSWSKVGNDTYTYMLDKYYENSGFVGSVESPLLYPNPNLKPEMITNIEGGMDFTLLKNRLTFNFTAYQNNSKDQSIIIPMLLETGYNKRIINAGELRNRGIEMTLNAYPIKNKNFSWSVNANWSMNRNKILSLPEEYQGKPYTMGSVGGVVFYDAVVGGSLGDMYGAGLLYSPDGQVIYDAKDGLTAKSTEMKKIGNAYPKWRAGLQNEFRYKNITVSFSFDGQYKGIAYSHSHHKMSEQGKLAHTLVGRDNPGGLIVGQGVVQNPDGTFSPNTKGVPVSTYYGDYYRRANIETNSFDTSFLKLRDARISYSFPKSIVEPLKLTDITLAVFGRNLWMWTKFPLFDPEAATLDDSTITPGVEMGQLPQARTIGFQLNVKF
- a CDS encoding 3-ketoacyl-ACP reductase, with product MNINGKNAIVTGGGRGLGKAVALALANEGVNVAITGRNEENLKNTVEEIQKLGVNSAYAIFSIDDEAAVKAGIETLAEKLGGVDILVNNAGIGDFGTIEEMPSETWEQVIKTNLFGVYYAAKAVHPFMKAKGEGDIVNVASTAGLKGGPNMSAYAASKAAVVSLSQSMMAEWRKQNIRVITLTPSTIASDMSIQGGLTDGNPDKVLQPEDFAEWVRDILKMNRRALIANGSIFSTNP